Proteins encoded in a region of the Homo sapiens chromosome 9, GRCh38.p14 Primary Assembly genome:
- the ALDH1B1 gene encoding aldehyde dehydrogenase X, mitochondrial isoform X1, which translates to MHHYARQIYFCFFVETRFLLCAQAGLKLLASSSPSTSAYQSVTSSVSMLRFLAPRLLSLQGRTARYSSAAALPSPILNPDIPYNQLFINNEWQDAVSKKTFPTVNPTTGEVIGHVAEGDRADVDRAVKAAREAFRLGSPWRRMDASERGRLLNRLADLVERDRVYLASLETLDNGKPFQESYALDLDEVIKVYRYFAGWADKWHGKTIPMDGQHFCFTRHEPVGVCGQIIPWNFPLVMQGWKLAPALATGNTVVMKVAEQTPLSALYLASLIKEAGFPPGVVNIITGYGPTAGAAIAQHVDVDKVAFTGSTEVGHLIQKAAGDSNLKRVTLELGGKSPSIVLADADMEHAVEQCHEALFFNMGQCCCAGSRTFVEESIYNEFLERTVEKAKQRKVGNPFELDTQQGPQVDKEQFERVLGYIQLGQKEGAKLLCGGERFGERGFFIKPTVFGGVQDDMRIAKEEIFGPVQPLFKFKKIEEVVERANNTRYGLAAAVFTRDLDKAMYFTQALQAGTVWVNTYNIVTCHTPFGGFKESGNGRELGEDGLKAYTEVKTVTIKVPQKNS; encoded by the exons atgcaccactatgctcggcaaatttatttttgtttttttgtagagacacggttctTGCTatgtgctcaggctggtctcaaactcctggcctcaagcagtccttccacttcGGCCTACCAAAGCGTTACcagc AGTGTCAGCATGCTGCGCTTCCTGGCACCCCGGCTGCTTAGCCTCCAGGGCAGGACCGCCCGCTACTCCTCGGCAGCAGCCCTCCCAAGCCCCATTCTGAACCCAGACATCCCCTACAACCAGCTGTTCATCAACAATGAATGGCAAGATGCAGTCAGCAAGAAGACCTTCCCGACGGTCAACCCTACCACCGGGGAGGTCATTGGGCACGTGGCTGAAGGTGACCGGGCTGATGTGGATCGGGCCGTGAAAGCAGCCCGGGAAGCCTTCCGCCTGGGGTCCCCATGGCGCCGGATGGATGCCTCTGAGCGGGGCCGGCTGCTGAACCGCCTGGCAGACCTAGTGGAGCGGGATCGAGTCTACTTGGCCTCACTCGAGACCTTGGACAATGGGAAGCCTTTCCAAGAGTCTTACGCCTTGGACTTGGATGAGGTCATCAAGGTGTATCGGTACTTTGCTGGCTGGGCTGACAAGTGGCATGGCAAGACCATCCCCATGGATGGCCAGCATTTCTGCTTCACCCGGCATGAGCCCGTTGGTGTCTGTGGCCAGATCATCCCGTGGAACTTCCCCTTGGTCATGCAGGGTTGGAAACTTGCCCCGGCACTCGCCACAGGCAACACTGTGGTTATGAAGGTGGCAGAGCAGACCCCCCTCTCTGCCCTGTATTTGGCCTCCCTCATCAAGGAGGCAGGCTTTCCCCCTGGGGTGGTGAACATCATCACGGGGTATGGCCCAACAGCAGGTGCGGCCATCGCCCAGCACGTGGATGTTGACAAAGTTGCCTTCACCGGTTCCACCGAGGTGGGCCACCTGATCCAGAAAGCAGCTGGCGATTCCAACCTCAAGAGAGTCACCCTGGAGCTGGGTGGTAAGAGCCCCAGCATCGTGCTGGCCGATGCTGACATGGAGCATGCCGTGGAGCAGTGCCACGAAGCCCTGTTCTTCAACATGGGCCAGTGCTGCTGTGCTGGCTCCCGGACCTTCGTGGAAGAATCCATCTACAATGAGTTTCTCGAGAGAACCGTGGAGAAAGCAAAGCAGAGGAAAGTGGGGAACCCCTTTGAGCTGGACACCCAGCAGGGGCCTCAGGTGGACAAGGAGCAGTTTGAACGAGTCCTAGGCTACATCCAGCTTGGCCAGAAGGAGGGCGCAAAACTCCTCTGTGGCGGAGAGCGTTTCGGGGAGCGTGGTTTCTTCATCAAGCCTACTGTCTTTGGTGGCGTGCAGGATGACATGAGAATTGCCAAAGAGGAGATCTTTGGGCCTGTGCAGCCCCTGTTCAAGTTCAAGAAGATTGAGGAGGTGGTTGAGAGGGCCAACAACACCAGGTATGGCCTGGCTGCGGCTGTGTTCACCCGGGATCTGGACAAGGCCATGTACTTCACCCAGGCACTCCAGGCCGGGACCGTGTGGGTAAACACCTACAACATCGTCACCTGCCACACGCCATTTGGAGGGTTTAAGGAATCTGGAAACGGGAGGGAGCTGGGTGAGGATGGGCTTAAGGCCTACACAGAGGTAAAGACGGTCACCATCAAGGTTCCTCAGAAGAACTCGTAA
- the ALDH1B1 gene encoding aldehyde dehydrogenase X, mitochondrial precursor translates to MLRFLAPRLLSLQGRTARYSSAAALPSPILNPDIPYNQLFINNEWQDAVSKKTFPTVNPTTGEVIGHVAEGDRADVDRAVKAAREAFRLGSPWRRMDASERGRLLNRLADLVERDRVYLASLETLDNGKPFQESYALDLDEVIKVYRYFAGWADKWHGKTIPMDGQHFCFTRHEPVGVCGQIIPWNFPLVMQGWKLAPALATGNTVVMKVAEQTPLSALYLASLIKEAGFPPGVVNIITGYGPTAGAAIAQHVDVDKVAFTGSTEVGHLIQKAAGDSNLKRVTLELGGKSPSIVLADADMEHAVEQCHEALFFNMGQCCCAGSRTFVEESIYNEFLERTVEKAKQRKVGNPFELDTQQGPQVDKEQFERVLGYIQLGQKEGAKLLCGGERFGERGFFIKPTVFGGVQDDMRIAKEEIFGPVQPLFKFKKIEEVVERANNTRYGLAAAVFTRDLDKAMYFTQALQAGTVWVNTYNIVTCHTPFGGFKESGNGRELGEDGLKAYTEVKTVTIKVPQKNS, encoded by the coding sequence ATGCTGCGCTTCCTGGCACCCCGGCTGCTTAGCCTCCAGGGCAGGACCGCCCGCTACTCCTCGGCAGCAGCCCTCCCAAGCCCCATTCTGAACCCAGACATCCCCTACAACCAGCTGTTCATCAACAATGAATGGCAAGATGCAGTCAGCAAGAAGACCTTCCCGACGGTCAACCCTACCACCGGGGAGGTCATTGGGCACGTGGCTGAAGGTGACCGGGCTGATGTGGATCGGGCCGTGAAAGCAGCCCGGGAAGCCTTCCGCCTGGGGTCCCCATGGCGCCGGATGGATGCCTCTGAGCGGGGCCGGCTGCTGAACCGCCTGGCAGACCTAGTGGAGCGGGATCGAGTCTACTTGGCCTCACTCGAGACCTTGGACAATGGGAAGCCTTTCCAAGAGTCTTACGCCTTGGACTTGGATGAGGTCATCAAGGTGTATCGGTACTTTGCTGGCTGGGCTGACAAGTGGCATGGCAAGACCATCCCCATGGATGGCCAGCATTTCTGCTTCACCCGGCATGAGCCCGTTGGTGTCTGTGGCCAGATCATCCCGTGGAACTTCCCCTTGGTCATGCAGGGTTGGAAACTTGCCCCGGCACTCGCCACAGGCAACACTGTGGTTATGAAGGTGGCAGAGCAGACCCCCCTCTCTGCCCTGTATTTGGCCTCCCTCATCAAGGAGGCAGGCTTTCCCCCTGGGGTGGTGAACATCATCACGGGGTATGGCCCAACAGCAGGTGCGGCCATCGCCCAGCACGTGGATGTTGACAAAGTTGCCTTCACCGGTTCCACCGAGGTGGGCCACCTGATCCAGAAAGCAGCTGGCGATTCCAACCTCAAGAGAGTCACCCTGGAGCTGGGTGGTAAGAGCCCCAGCATCGTGCTGGCCGATGCTGACATGGAGCATGCCGTGGAGCAGTGCCACGAAGCCCTGTTCTTCAACATGGGCCAGTGCTGCTGTGCTGGCTCCCGGACCTTCGTGGAAGAATCCATCTACAATGAGTTTCTCGAGAGAACCGTGGAGAAAGCAAAGCAGAGGAAAGTGGGGAACCCCTTTGAGCTGGACACCCAGCAGGGGCCTCAGGTGGACAAGGAGCAGTTTGAACGAGTCCTAGGCTACATCCAGCTTGGCCAGAAGGAGGGCGCAAAACTCCTCTGTGGCGGAGAGCGTTTCGGGGAGCGTGGTTTCTTCATCAAGCCTACTGTCTTTGGTGGCGTGCAGGATGACATGAGAATTGCCAAAGAGGAGATCTTTGGGCCTGTGCAGCCCCTGTTCAAGTTCAAGAAGATTGAGGAGGTGGTTGAGAGGGCCAACAACACCAGGTATGGCCTGGCTGCGGCTGTGTTCACCCGGGATCTGGACAAGGCCATGTACTTCACCCAGGCACTCCAGGCCGGGACCGTGTGGGTAAACACCTACAACATCGTCACCTGCCACACGCCATTTGGAGGGTTTAAGGAATCTGGAAACGGGAGGGAGCTGGGTGAGGATGGGCTTAAGGCCTACACAGAGGTAAAGACGGTCACCATCAAGGTTCCTCAGAAGAACTCGTAA